One window of Chionomys nivalis chromosome 10, mChiNiv1.1, whole genome shotgun sequence genomic DNA carries:
- the Hbp1 gene encoding HMG box-containing protein 1 isoform X1: MATGLSEHHNMVWEVKTNQMPNAVQKLLLVMDKRASGMNDSLELLQCNENLPSSPGYNSCEEHMELDDLPELQAVQSDPTQSAIYQLSSDVSHQDYPRPSWSQNTSDIPENTHGEDEVDWLTELANIATSPQSPLMQCSFYNRSSPVHIIATSKSLHSYARPPPVSSSSKTRPTFPHDHWKEETPGRHERANSESESGIFCMSSLSDDDDLGWCNSWPSTIWHCFLKGTRLCFHKESNKEWQDVEDFARAESCDNEEEIQMGTHKGYGSDGLKLVSHEESVSFGESVLKLTFDPGTVEDGLLTVECKLDHPFYVKNKGWSSFYPSLTVVQHGIPCCEIHIGDICLPPGHPDAINFDDSGVFDTFKSYDFTPMDSSAVYVLSSMARQRRASLSCGGPGGAQEFAGSEFSKSCGSPGSSQLSSDSLYAKAVKSHSSGTVSATSPNKCKRPMNAFMLFAKKYRVEYTQMYPGKDNRAISVILGDRWKKMKNEERRMYTLEAKALAEEQKRLNPDCWKRKRTNSGSQQH, translated from the exons TCGGAGCACCATAACATGGTGTGGGAAGTGAAGACAAATCAGATGCCTAATGCAGTACAGAAACTCCTGCTGGTGATGGACAAGAGAGCTTCAGGAATGAATGACTCCTTGGAGTTGCTACAGTGTAATGAGAACCTGCCATCCTCTCCAGGGTACAACTCCTGTGAGGAGCACATGGAGCTCG ATGATCTTCCTGAACTTCAGGCTGTTCAGAGTGATCCTACTCAATCTGCCATATACCAGCTAAGTTCAGATGTATCTCATCAAGACTATCCAAGACCATCTTGGAGCCAGAATACCTCAGACATACCGGAGAACACTCATGGTGAAGATGAGGTGGACTGGCTGACAGAATTAGCAAATATCGCCACGAGTCCACAAAGCCCTCTCATGCAGTGCTCCTTTTATAACAG ATCATCTCCTGTACACATCATAGCTACTAGCAAAAGTTTACATTCCTATGCACGCCCACCACCAGTGTCCTCTTCTTCAAAGACCAGGCCAACCTTCCCGCATGATCATTGGAAGGAAGAAACACCAGGAAGACATGAACGG GCAAACAGTGAGTCAGAATCTGGCATTTTCTGCATGTCCTCCCTGTCAGATGATGATGATCTGGGCTGGTGCAATTCCTGGCCATCAACTATTTGGCACTGTTTTTTGAAAG GCACAAGACTGTGCTTCCATAAAGAAAGCAATAAGGAATGGCAAGATGTTGAAGACTTTGCTAGAGCCGAAAGCTGTGATAATGAGGAAGAGATTCAAATGGGCACTCACAAG GGCTATGGTTCTGATGGTCTAAAGTTGGTATCCCATGAAGAGAGTGTATCATTTGGTGAGTCTGTACTGAAGCTGACATTTGATCCTGGTACAGTAGAAGATGGCTTGCTTACTGTGGAGTGTAAGCTGGACCACCCTTTCTATGTTAAAAATAAAG GTTGGTCATCATTTTATCCAAGCTTGACTGTGGTACAGCATGGCATTCCATGTTGTGAAATTCATATTGGTGACATCTGTCTACCTCCTGGACACCCTGATGCCATTAATTTTGATGATTCAGGTGTTTTTGATACATTTAAAAG CTATGACTTCACACCGATGGACTCGTCTGCAGTCTATGTGCTGAGCAGTATGGCTCGTCAGCGCCGTGCGTCTTTGTCTTGTGGAGGACCTGGTGGTGCTCAAGAGTTCGCAGGCTCTGAATTCAGCAAAAGTTGTGGTTCCCCTGGATCATCGCAGCTCTCCTCTGATTCTCTGTATGCTAAAGCTGTCAAAAGCCACAGCTCAGGGACTGTGAGTGCCACTTCTCCTAACAAGTGCAAAAGACCAATGAATGCCTTCATGCTTTTTGCCAAAAAATACAGAGTTGAATACACTCAGATGTATCCAGGGAAAGATAACAG agCCATTAGTGTGATCCTTGGTGACAggtggaagaaaatgaagaatgagGAAAGGAGGATGTATACATTAGAAGCAAAGGCTTTGGCTGAAGAACAAAAGCGTTTAAATCCTGACtgttggaaaaggaaaagaaccaaTTCA GGCTCTCAACAGCATTGA
- the Hbp1 gene encoding HMG box-containing protein 1 isoform X2, with protein MVWEVKTNQMPNAVQKLLLVMDKRASGMNDSLELLQCNENLPSSPGYNSCEEHMELDDLPELQAVQSDPTQSAIYQLSSDVSHQDYPRPSWSQNTSDIPENTHGEDEVDWLTELANIATSPQSPLMQCSFYNRSSPVHIIATSKSLHSYARPPPVSSSSKTRPTFPHDHWKEETPGRHERANSESESGIFCMSSLSDDDDLGWCNSWPSTIWHCFLKGTRLCFHKESNKEWQDVEDFARAESCDNEEEIQMGTHKGYGSDGLKLVSHEESVSFGESVLKLTFDPGTVEDGLLTVECKLDHPFYVKNKGWSSFYPSLTVVQHGIPCCEIHIGDICLPPGHPDAINFDDSGVFDTFKSYDFTPMDSSAVYVLSSMARQRRASLSCGGPGGAQEFAGSEFSKSCGSPGSSQLSSDSLYAKAVKSHSSGTVSATSPNKCKRPMNAFMLFAKKYRVEYTQMYPGKDNRAISVILGDRWKKMKNEERRMYTLEAKALAEEQKRLNPDCWKRKRTNSGSQQH; from the exons ATGGTGTGGGAAGTGAAGACAAATCAGATGCCTAATGCAGTACAGAAACTCCTGCTGGTGATGGACAAGAGAGCTTCAGGAATGAATGACTCCTTGGAGTTGCTACAGTGTAATGAGAACCTGCCATCCTCTCCAGGGTACAACTCCTGTGAGGAGCACATGGAGCTCG ATGATCTTCCTGAACTTCAGGCTGTTCAGAGTGATCCTACTCAATCTGCCATATACCAGCTAAGTTCAGATGTATCTCATCAAGACTATCCAAGACCATCTTGGAGCCAGAATACCTCAGACATACCGGAGAACACTCATGGTGAAGATGAGGTGGACTGGCTGACAGAATTAGCAAATATCGCCACGAGTCCACAAAGCCCTCTCATGCAGTGCTCCTTTTATAACAG ATCATCTCCTGTACACATCATAGCTACTAGCAAAAGTTTACATTCCTATGCACGCCCACCACCAGTGTCCTCTTCTTCAAAGACCAGGCCAACCTTCCCGCATGATCATTGGAAGGAAGAAACACCAGGAAGACATGAACGG GCAAACAGTGAGTCAGAATCTGGCATTTTCTGCATGTCCTCCCTGTCAGATGATGATGATCTGGGCTGGTGCAATTCCTGGCCATCAACTATTTGGCACTGTTTTTTGAAAG GCACAAGACTGTGCTTCCATAAAGAAAGCAATAAGGAATGGCAAGATGTTGAAGACTTTGCTAGAGCCGAAAGCTGTGATAATGAGGAAGAGATTCAAATGGGCACTCACAAG GGCTATGGTTCTGATGGTCTAAAGTTGGTATCCCATGAAGAGAGTGTATCATTTGGTGAGTCTGTACTGAAGCTGACATTTGATCCTGGTACAGTAGAAGATGGCTTGCTTACTGTGGAGTGTAAGCTGGACCACCCTTTCTATGTTAAAAATAAAG GTTGGTCATCATTTTATCCAAGCTTGACTGTGGTACAGCATGGCATTCCATGTTGTGAAATTCATATTGGTGACATCTGTCTACCTCCTGGACACCCTGATGCCATTAATTTTGATGATTCAGGTGTTTTTGATACATTTAAAAG CTATGACTTCACACCGATGGACTCGTCTGCAGTCTATGTGCTGAGCAGTATGGCTCGTCAGCGCCGTGCGTCTTTGTCTTGTGGAGGACCTGGTGGTGCTCAAGAGTTCGCAGGCTCTGAATTCAGCAAAAGTTGTGGTTCCCCTGGATCATCGCAGCTCTCCTCTGATTCTCTGTATGCTAAAGCTGTCAAAAGCCACAGCTCAGGGACTGTGAGTGCCACTTCTCCTAACAAGTGCAAAAGACCAATGAATGCCTTCATGCTTTTTGCCAAAAAATACAGAGTTGAATACACTCAGATGTATCCAGGGAAAGATAACAG agCCATTAGTGTGATCCTTGGTGACAggtggaagaaaatgaagaatgagGAAAGGAGGATGTATACATTAGAAGCAAAGGCTTTGGCTGAAGAACAAAAGCGTTTAAATCCTGACtgttggaaaaggaaaagaaccaaTTCA GGCTCTCAACAGCATTGA